A part of Corynebacterium mustelae genomic DNA contains:
- a CDS encoding tyrosine-type recombinase/integrase, with protein sequence MAQFGSIRKLPSGRWQARYSHHGGQYKAPGTFKTQRLAIAWLAEEEKLITFGGWTPPSQREAPTTGATAALTVGEWVTEYNEGLRTRINPIKPSTHANYVKVTENRITQPQPPGDADLRITGLAATPLAELTKTKVYAWWSAICETYDSPTVNQQAYKRLKAACAEAVEREMIPRSPVEIKEAGRRVKSDEKYLPTDAELHAILGHMNPRYKALTSLVLFHGLRLGEALALEQHHVRVTGEVPFAPRVVVRVEQNAQRINKRGERTYMLWQSPKTTAGYRDVPILRSHTQIFLDHLANYAPTETCAVQVFEKNREALQEKLLLTVTEKGAPMMDTSYRSVLGRAKERAGVCMDIDPHCGRNWLITRLAEQGAHLKEIGRLLGQEDISTILGVYMKVRAGRVDTLMDRVDDSL encoded by the coding sequence ATGGCACAATTCGGAAGCATACGTAAACTCCCCTCTGGGCGCTGGCAAGCACGGTACAGCCACCACGGTGGTCAATACAAAGCACCCGGCACCTTCAAAACCCAACGGCTTGCCATAGCCTGGCTAGCGGAGGAAGAAAAACTCATCACATTCGGAGGGTGGACACCGCCCAGCCAACGCGAAGCTCCCACTACTGGGGCCACAGCCGCCCTAACGGTCGGTGAGTGGGTAACAGAGTACAACGAGGGGCTCCGCACCCGAATTAACCCGATTAAACCCTCAACACACGCCAACTACGTAAAGGTCACCGAGAACCGAATCACCCAGCCACAACCACCCGGCGACGCCGATCTCCGCATCACCGGCCTAGCCGCAACACCCCTAGCGGAGCTAACAAAAACCAAGGTGTATGCTTGGTGGTCCGCCATTTGCGAGACATACGACTCCCCGACAGTAAACCAACAGGCGTACAAACGCCTGAAGGCCGCATGCGCGGAGGCGGTCGAGCGCGAAATGATACCCCGCAGCCCCGTCGAAATTAAGGAAGCAGGTAGACGAGTCAAAAGCGACGAGAAGTATTTACCTACTGACGCGGAGCTGCACGCCATTTTGGGGCATATGAACCCGAGATATAAAGCTCTAACCTCGTTGGTTCTTTTCCACGGGCTGCGGTTAGGCGAAGCCCTCGCGCTGGAACAACACCACGTAAGGGTTACTGGGGAGGTGCCTTTTGCGCCTCGTGTGGTGGTGCGCGTGGAGCAGAATGCACAGCGGATCAATAAACGCGGCGAGCGGACGTACATGCTATGGCAGTCGCCTAAAACCACCGCCGGGTACCGCGACGTGCCTATCCTGCGGAGTCATACCCAGATATTTTTAGACCACCTTGCCAACTACGCCCCCACTGAAACGTGCGCCGTGCAGGTGTTTGAGAAAAACCGCGAAGCGCTGCAAGAAAAGCTGCTGCTGACAGTGACGGAGAAAGGTGCTCCGATGATGGATACCAGTTATCGTAGCGTGCTAGGCCGTGCGAAAGAACGCGCTGGGGTGTGCATGGACATAGACCCTCATTGCGGTAGGAACTGGCTGATTACTAGGTTGGCGGAGCAGGGGGCGCACTTGAAAGAGATTGGCCGACTGTTGGGACAAGAGGACATTTCGACGATCCTGGGGGTGTATATGAAGGTGCGTGCGGGGCGGGTGGATACGCTGATGGATCGCGTGGACGACTCGCTGTAG
- a CDS encoding alpha/beta fold hydrolase, with product MRGYEDFFQSSVELAPPGASDSTFFDWHGIRLHYLHRQRATDRTVIFVHGAGAHAAALWPYAQLCALDAVVIDLPLFGASVAPDPGAIRYSDWVAALTAFIAAWPRDVVLVGFSIGGVLAADVATRCPNVVRTITTCLVEPRGLLSQLFITRFGVFGVVGAVLAPLVVGRVARLRIPMRWVARFSRMSSDPALQRLCAFDPKSGGVYVPLGFLASLLKFRHKFDPGSVELAHPANDHWTPVWLSMRLKPRSVVLLDSCGHFPVEQPGLGQFIALINR from the coding sequence ATGCGCGGGTATGAAGATTTCTTTCAGTCGTCGGTTGAGCTTGCCCCGCCGGGTGCTTCTGATTCTACGTTCTTTGATTGGCATGGGATCAGGCTGCATTATCTGCATCGGCAGCGGGCAACTGATCGCACGGTTATTTTTGTCCACGGGGCGGGTGCGCATGCGGCGGCGTTGTGGCCGTATGCCCAGTTGTGCGCGCTTGATGCGGTTGTTATTGATTTGCCGCTGTTCGGTGCCAGTGTTGCCCCTGATCCCGGCGCGATCCGCTATTCGGATTGGGTGGCGGCATTGACTGCCTTTATCGCCGCCTGGCCGCGTGATGTGGTGTTGGTGGGGTTTAGCATTGGTGGCGTGTTGGCGGCCGATGTGGCCACACGGTGCCCGAATGTGGTGCGCACGATCACGACCTGTCTGGTGGAACCGCGCGGTCTGCTCTCGCAGTTGTTTATTACCAGATTCGGGGTATTTGGGGTTGTGGGAGCGGTGTTAGCGCCACTTGTGGTGGGGCGGGTGGCGCGGCTGCGGATTCCGATGAGGTGGGTGGCGCGGTTTAGCCGGATGAGTAGTGACCCGGCGTTACAACGGCTGTGTGCTTTCGATCCGAAAAGTGGTGGGGTGTACGTGCCGTTGGGGTTTTTGGCGTCGTTGCTAAAATTCCGGCATAAGTTTGATCCGGGCAGCGTGGAGTTGGCGCACCCGGCGAATGATCATTGGACCCCGGTGTGGCTGAGTATGCGGTTGAAGCCGAGGTCGGTGGTGTTGCTTGATTCGTGTGGGCATTTTCCGGTGGAGCAACCGGGGTTGGGGCAGTTTATCGCTTTGATTAACCGTTGA
- a CDS encoding DNA polymerase, whose protein sequence is MELAIDIETFSGTPITHGVYKYAADPDFTLLLFAYSIDNGPVTLIDVASGEKIPQDILGALTSPMVHKWAFNAQFERVCISRHLRDHHGLNFDLPPKGWRCSAVWSSAMGLPASLKDVAKALDLDAQKLDTGKNLIKMFCEPTNKKQPWEQQTELFAVESAQRRKPTNHPQEWEDFKKYNIQDVVVENQLRQHLTHLGALPDWVWHQYEVDQQINDLGVRIDTTLAEAAIHIDHVHKEECLDEARELTGLENPNSPLQALAWFRDNGMALPDLTKNSVEQALQYATGTVKRVLELRQELSRSSVKKYQAMLNGVCPDERAHGLLQFYGAGRTGRWAGRQIQVQNLPRNYLEDLDDARQTALMGDADLMGMLYGSIPDTLSQLIRTAFIPADGMRFIVADYSAIEARVLAWLAGEEHTLQAFQDGKDLYCVTASRMFGVPVEKHGPNAELRQKGKVAVLACGYQGGAGALEAMGALRMGLKPDELQPIVEAWRSANPNIVNLWYRVEDAAKAAIATPGFPVPLPGHGLTLQVVEDQLLITLPSGRNLVYPQPQMGTNRFGKPSITCMGFDINRRYTRIETYGGKLVENITQAVARDLLAHALTVVAEANLRTVMHVHDEIVVEAPTSIRVETVCRLMTSKPEWISKVPRNLPLDADGYECDYYKKD, encoded by the coding sequence ATGGAACTAGCTATAGACATTGAAACCTTCAGCGGAACCCCAATCACACACGGCGTGTACAAATACGCCGCCGACCCAGACTTTACCCTACTGCTGTTCGCCTACAGCATCGACAACGGCCCCGTCACCCTCATAGACGTGGCATCAGGTGAGAAAATCCCCCAAGACATCCTCGGGGCGTTAACCTCCCCGATGGTGCACAAGTGGGCATTCAACGCCCAATTCGAACGAGTATGCATATCCCGCCACCTACGAGACCACCACGGCCTGAACTTCGACCTCCCACCAAAAGGCTGGCGCTGCTCCGCCGTATGGTCCAGCGCAATGGGGCTACCAGCCAGCCTCAAAGACGTGGCCAAAGCCCTCGACCTGGACGCCCAAAAACTTGACACGGGTAAAAACCTCATCAAGATGTTCTGCGAACCCACCAACAAAAAACAACCATGGGAACAGCAAACCGAGCTCTTTGCCGTAGAAAGCGCGCAACGGCGCAAGCCCACTAACCACCCGCAAGAGTGGGAAGACTTCAAAAAATACAACATCCAAGACGTCGTCGTGGAAAACCAGCTACGGCAACACCTCACCCATCTAGGCGCCCTGCCCGACTGGGTATGGCACCAATACGAGGTAGACCAGCAGATCAACGACCTTGGTGTACGGATCGACACCACCCTAGCCGAGGCCGCTATCCACATCGACCATGTGCATAAAGAAGAATGCCTAGACGAAGCCCGGGAACTAACCGGCCTGGAGAATCCGAACAGCCCCTTGCAGGCCCTCGCCTGGTTCCGGGACAACGGTATGGCGCTCCCAGACCTGACGAAAAACAGCGTCGAACAGGCTTTACAGTACGCCACCGGCACGGTGAAACGCGTCCTGGAGCTACGGCAAGAGCTGTCCCGGTCGAGTGTGAAAAAGTACCAAGCGATGCTCAACGGCGTGTGCCCCGACGAGCGCGCCCACGGGTTGCTGCAGTTCTACGGTGCGGGGCGGACAGGCCGGTGGGCGGGAAGGCAGATCCAGGTGCAGAACCTGCCGCGTAACTATCTGGAAGACCTCGACGATGCTCGGCAAACCGCCCTCATGGGTGATGCGGATCTTATGGGCATGCTGTATGGGAGCATTCCGGATACGTTGTCTCAGTTGATTAGGACGGCGTTCATACCCGCCGATGGGATGCGCTTCATTGTTGCTGACTATTCCGCCATCGAAGCGCGGGTGTTGGCCTGGCTGGCGGGGGAGGAGCATACTTTACAGGCGTTCCAGGACGGCAAAGACTTGTACTGTGTGACCGCGTCCCGCATGTTCGGTGTGCCCGTGGAGAAACACGGGCCCAACGCCGAACTACGGCAAAAAGGAAAAGTTGCAGTTTTGGCCTGTGGCTACCAGGGTGGTGCTGGGGCGCTCGAAGCAATGGGTGCGCTGCGTATGGGGTTGAAACCAGACGAACTGCAGCCCATCGTGGAAGCTTGGCGGTCTGCTAACCCCAACATTGTGAATCTATGGTACCGGGTGGAGGATGCCGCCAAAGCGGCCATAGCTACCCCCGGGTTTCCTGTTCCCCTGCCCGGGCACGGTCTTACGCTCCAGGTTGTGGAAGACCAGCTGCTCATCACACTGCCTAGTGGTAGGAACCTCGTGTACCCACAGCCCCAGATGGGCACCAACCGGTTCGGTAAACCCTCCATCACGTGTATGGGTTTCGACATCAACCGGCGCTATACCCGCATTGAAACATATGGCGGGAAGCTGGTGGAGAACATCACTCAGGCGGTGGCTAGGGATCTACTGGCGCACGCGCTGACAGTTGTAGCCGAGGCGAATCTTCGGACGGTTATGCATGTGCATGACGAAATTGTTGTGGAGGCCCCCACGAGTATTCGAGTTGAGACCGTGTGCCGGTTGATGACATCCAAACCGGAGTGGATTAGCAAGGTACCAAGAAATCTGCCGTTGGATGCTGATGGTTATGAGTGCGATTACTACAAGAAAGACTAG
- a CDS encoding DUF4145 domain-containing protein — translation MGFLDTLWSVRGRAGDFSETDSDCYVSTDCPSCGTKRMLKLAETYPPGAWRHPEIYSSSVWLLCLSCGQGVWGIIYGGSLSIKVPEARPKDVPDHLSSQVRLAWEEALDCFAASAYTSSTLMCRKLLFHMAVEMGLSEKKENGFSPNFDECLQYLVDEGFITARQRNQWVESIRVWGNKATHDLASIDKDTAEKAIDFMYQLLQIVYTFPASSGQESPSQ, via the coding sequence ATGGGATTTCTAGATACTTTGTGGTCTGTCAGGGGCCGTGCGGGTGATTTTTCGGAGACTGACAGCGACTGTTATGTCAGCACTGATTGCCCCAGTTGTGGGACCAAAAGGATGCTGAAGCTGGCAGAAACCTACCCGCCAGGGGCTTGGCGTCACCCCGAGATTTATTCCAGTTCCGTGTGGTTATTGTGCTTGTCTTGCGGCCAGGGAGTATGGGGGATAATTTACGGGGGCTCGCTGTCGATAAAAGTCCCAGAAGCAAGACCTAAGGACGTTCCAGATCATCTAAGCTCGCAGGTTAGATTGGCCTGGGAAGAGGCGTTAGATTGTTTCGCGGCTTCCGCCTACACCAGTAGCACGTTGATGTGCCGGAAACTTCTTTTCCACATGGCCGTGGAAATGGGCCTTTCGGAAAAGAAGGAAAACGGATTCTCACCTAATTTCGATGAGTGTTTGCAGTATCTCGTTGATGAGGGGTTTATTACCGCACGGCAAAGGAATCAGTGGGTAGAGTCCATTAGGGTATGGGGAAATAAGGCCACGCATGACCTCGCGTCGATCGATAAGGATACGGCCGAGAAAGCTATTGATTTTATGTACCAGCTTCTGCAGATTGTCTACACTTTTCCGGCGTCGTCGGGTCAAGAAAGCCCATCTCAGTGA
- a CDS encoding DUF2815 family protein: MSVKLVTPDEVRFSYANVWEPRSINGSEKEKYSCSILIPKTATRTLALIEQKIKEALEEGKAKFNGKIPPIGSLKLPLRDGDLEREDEVYAGHYFINANANADYKPQILGPDGTPIIDRNEFYSGCYGRVSLQFYTFNVNGNRGVAAGLGNIMKTRDGENLGGAGVRAEDEFAEYIQAAPSVVATDGFGNSLGGMLS, translated from the coding sequence ATGTCTGTCAAACTTGTAACCCCTGATGAGGTTCGTTTCTCCTACGCTAACGTGTGGGAACCCCGTTCGATCAACGGCTCCGAGAAGGAAAAGTATTCCTGCTCGATCCTGATCCCGAAGACGGCTACCCGCACCCTCGCCCTGATCGAGCAGAAGATCAAGGAGGCCCTGGAAGAAGGCAAGGCCAAGTTCAACGGAAAGATCCCACCAATAGGCTCGCTGAAGCTCCCCCTGCGGGACGGTGACCTGGAGCGCGAAGACGAAGTCTACGCCGGGCACTACTTCATCAACGCAAACGCTAATGCGGACTATAAGCCACAGATCCTTGGCCCCGACGGTACCCCCATCATTGACCGCAATGAGTTCTACTCCGGCTGCTACGGTCGCGTAAGCCTGCAGTTCTACACATTCAACGTTAACGGCAACCGGGGTGTGGCCGCAGGTCTGGGGAACATCATGAAAACCCGCGACGGTGAGAACCTCGGCGGCGCGGGTGTGCGCGCTGAGGATGAGTTCGCTGAATACATTCAGGCCGCGCCGAGCGTGGTGGCTACGGATGGGTTCGGTAACTCTCTCGGCGGGATGCTCTCCTAA
- a CDS encoding virulence-associated E family protein yields MTTPSREIKLATAPTRLARRWENTLTTWPHLKQRLQTPSISQTTVEKYHALPKAQQADLKDHGGFVGGHLQHGRRKKDAVLSRSILCLDIDDPPQNLLTTLPDTLTCEWVAYSTHSHTPTNPRLRLILPLTRDVTADEYEAIGRRIAQDIGIDFFDDTTYQAHRLMYWPSKCVDGEYLYQENHGTWLDPDKTLNRFDDWRDVTTWPVSSRQANIIKHTADRQADPLEKPGIVGAFCRAFTIHEAITEFLENTYATSTIPDRYTYTPGESANGVITYDNKFAYSHHGTDPAGGQLCNAFDLVRIHLYGGEDDDTNPNTPPAAKPSYQSMVRLATNHPVVKQALATERIQQAQQEFDGLDVDTPTEAGEWESLLELNKNGKVIDVLSNYVTILTHEKTLQGIALNELTGGVDIHPGKPTPWAQTKPGWSDTDNAHLRVLLQKRWGLYHVGKTKDALAAVSAQRSFHPVRDYLDQLPAWDGVKRVDRLFVDYLGADDTEYVRAVTRKTLVAAVARVRTPGVKFDQVLILNGPQGVGKSTIFARLAGQWFSDALTLLDMKDKTGAEKLQGYWILELGELAGMRKMEVETVKGFLSRTDDKYRAAYGTVVESHPRQCIIVGSTNAENGFLRDNTGNRRFWPVTVTDHATKKAWSMTDAEVDQIWAEAHHYYQQGEPLYLTGTLAHIATRQQESAIETDDRAGLVEAWLDIPLADNWENLTLTQRRQWFQTMDDFGHVDDYTGALVRRETVTNPEIWAECWGQDPSRLRPADSYAIAAIMQKMPGWEKQGSKRKTKLYGQQRAYKRCDEPEDQPPF; encoded by the coding sequence ATGACCACCCCGAGCCGAGAAATCAAACTAGCCACAGCCCCCACTCGGCTCGCACGCCGCTGGGAAAACACCCTCACAACCTGGCCACACCTCAAACAACGACTCCAAACCCCCAGCATCAGCCAAACAACCGTCGAAAAATACCACGCCCTCCCCAAAGCCCAACAAGCAGACCTCAAAGACCACGGAGGATTCGTCGGAGGCCACCTCCAACACGGACGCCGCAAAAAAGACGCAGTACTCTCCCGAAGCATCCTATGCCTCGACATCGACGACCCACCCCAAAACCTCCTCACCACACTACCCGACACCCTCACCTGCGAATGGGTAGCATACTCCACCCACTCCCACACACCCACCAACCCACGCCTACGACTCATCCTCCCACTCACCCGCGACGTCACCGCCGACGAATACGAAGCCATCGGACGCCGCATCGCCCAAGACATCGGAATCGATTTTTTCGACGACACCACCTACCAAGCCCACCGGCTCATGTACTGGCCCTCCAAATGCGTCGACGGCGAATACCTCTACCAAGAAAACCACGGCACCTGGCTAGACCCAGACAAAACCCTCAACCGGTTCGACGACTGGCGGGACGTCACCACCTGGCCCGTATCCAGCCGACAAGCAAACATCATCAAACACACCGCCGACCGGCAAGCCGACCCACTCGAAAAACCCGGCATCGTCGGCGCATTCTGCCGAGCCTTCACCATCCACGAAGCCATCACAGAATTCCTAGAAAACACATACGCCACATCCACCATCCCCGACCGATACACCTACACACCAGGCGAATCCGCCAACGGAGTCATCACCTACGACAACAAATTCGCCTACTCCCACCACGGCACCGACCCCGCAGGCGGCCAACTCTGCAACGCCTTCGACCTCGTCCGAATCCACCTATATGGCGGCGAAGACGACGACACCAACCCAAACACCCCACCAGCAGCCAAACCCTCCTACCAATCCATGGTACGGCTAGCCACAAACCACCCCGTAGTGAAACAAGCACTCGCCACCGAACGCATCCAACAAGCACAACAAGAGTTCGACGGCCTAGACGTAGACACACCCACCGAAGCAGGCGAATGGGAATCACTACTAGAACTCAACAAAAACGGAAAGGTCATCGATGTTTTATCCAACTACGTCACAATCCTCACCCACGAGAAAACCCTCCAAGGCATCGCCCTGAACGAACTCACCGGAGGGGTCGACATCCACCCAGGCAAACCAACCCCCTGGGCACAAACAAAACCAGGCTGGTCAGACACCGACAACGCCCACCTACGCGTACTACTACAAAAACGCTGGGGTTTATATCACGTCGGTAAAACCAAAGACGCCCTCGCGGCCGTATCAGCACAGCGCTCCTTCCACCCCGTCCGCGACTACCTCGACCAGCTACCCGCCTGGGACGGGGTTAAGCGTGTAGACCGCCTGTTCGTCGACTACCTCGGCGCAGACGACACCGAATACGTACGGGCCGTCACCAGAAAAACACTCGTCGCAGCAGTAGCTAGGGTACGCACACCCGGGGTGAAATTCGACCAAGTGCTTATCCTCAACGGCCCCCAAGGTGTGGGTAAGTCTACGATCTTCGCACGGCTAGCAGGACAGTGGTTCTCCGACGCCCTCACACTGCTCGACATGAAAGACAAAACCGGAGCCGAAAAACTCCAAGGCTACTGGATCCTCGAACTCGGCGAACTCGCCGGAATGCGAAAAATGGAAGTCGAAACCGTCAAAGGATTCCTCTCCCGCACCGACGACAAATACCGCGCCGCCTACGGCACCGTCGTAGAATCCCACCCCCGCCAATGCATCATCGTAGGCTCCACCAACGCCGAAAACGGATTCCTCCGCGACAACACCGGAAACCGCCGCTTCTGGCCCGTCACAGTCACAGACCACGCCACCAAAAAAGCATGGTCGATGACCGACGCCGAAGTAGACCAAATCTGGGCAGAAGCCCACCACTACTACCAGCAAGGAGAACCCCTCTACCTCACCGGAACACTCGCACACATAGCCACCCGTCAGCAGGAATCAGCCATCGAAACCGATGACCGCGCGGGACTAGTAGAAGCCTGGCTCGACATACCACTAGCCGACAACTGGGAAAACCTCACCCTGACCCAGCGCCGACAGTGGTTCCAAACTATGGACGACTTCGGACACGTCGACGACTACACCGGGGCACTCGTACGCCGCGAAACCGTCACGAACCCGGAGATATGGGCGGAATGCTGGGGCCAAGACCCATCCAGGCTACGACCAGCCGACTCCTACGCGATAGCGGCCATCATGCAAAAAATGCCCGGATGGGAAAAACAAGGAAGCAAGCGAAAAACCAAATTATACGGGCAGCAGCGAGCGTATAAGCGATGCGATGAACCCGAGGATCAACCACCATTCTGA
- a CDS encoding DUF2800 domain-containing protein has protein sequence MTETHHADRDHAVLSASGSHRWLNCTPSATIEAELPDTTTTAAEEGTAAHELAEHKLKKKLKLLKPRTRKPKSEYDSAEMDQHTDDYVTYVLEAYKEAKKLSTDAEIILEHKVDFSHLVPDGFGTADCIIIADGTLTLIDLKYGKGVLVDAWENPQLKIYALGALNDLGMLYDVERVKMVIFQPRRENISVFEQTVEQLNTWAQETLVPQAQLAVNGDGEFKAGEWCTFCKIRTTCRARAENALKLAKLEFKDPPELTDEEIADALKIIPDLKRYAEALLNYATEKAMQGHNWPGFKVVEGRSIRKYTDEQAVISACEEAGFTDIFQKKLLTITAMQKKLGKKQFEELLGDLVHKPAGKPALVEASDPRPPLHIPTAAEEFAEFLN, from the coding sequence ATGACCGAAACACACCACGCAGACCGAGACCACGCCGTACTATCCGCATCCGGATCACACCGCTGGCTCAACTGCACCCCATCGGCAACCATCGAAGCCGAACTACCCGACACCACAACAACCGCCGCAGAGGAAGGAACCGCCGCCCACGAACTAGCCGAACACAAACTAAAAAAGAAACTCAAACTCCTCAAACCCCGCACCCGGAAACCAAAATCCGAATACGACAGTGCGGAAATGGACCAACACACCGACGACTACGTCACCTACGTCCTAGAGGCCTACAAAGAAGCCAAGAAACTCAGCACAGATGCTGAAATAATCTTGGAGCACAAAGTCGACTTCTCCCATCTCGTGCCCGACGGGTTCGGGACCGCCGACTGCATCATCATCGCCGACGGAACCCTCACCCTCATCGACCTGAAATACGGGAAAGGCGTACTCGTCGACGCGTGGGAAAACCCCCAGCTGAAAATATACGCCCTAGGGGCACTCAACGACCTCGGCATGCTCTACGACGTCGAACGCGTCAAAATGGTGATTTTCCAACCGCGCCGGGAAAACATATCGGTTTTCGAGCAAACCGTGGAGCAGCTGAACACCTGGGCGCAGGAAACCCTCGTACCCCAAGCCCAACTAGCCGTAAACGGCGACGGGGAATTCAAAGCAGGCGAGTGGTGCACCTTCTGCAAAATCCGAACCACCTGCCGGGCTAGGGCGGAAAACGCCCTAAAGCTAGCAAAGCTGGAGTTCAAAGACCCTCCGGAGCTCACCGATGAGGAGATAGCCGATGCGCTGAAGATCATCCCTGATCTGAAACGCTACGCCGAAGCGCTTCTCAACTACGCGACGGAAAAGGCCATGCAGGGCCATAACTGGCCGGGCTTCAAAGTGGTCGAGGGTCGAAGCATACGAAAGTACACCGACGAGCAGGCAGTCATCAGCGCCTGCGAAGAGGCTGGGTTCACCGACATTTTCCAAAAGAAGCTTCTCACCATCACGGCGATGCAGAAGAAGCTCGGCAAGAAGCAGTTCGAGGAGCTTCTCGGTGATCTGGTGCATAAACCGGCGGGTAAGCCCGCCCTGGTGGAGGCTAGCGACCCGAGGCCGCCACTTCATATCCCTACAGCTGCGGAAGAATTCGCAGAATTTCTCAACTAG
- a CDS encoding ImmA/IrrE family metallo-endopeptidase, protein MITDQEPKLLQLAEDLGIQVLTDTQGVLHPLDLGGWFPQARTILLAKDLGRGDYLHTLAHELGHAYHGHEGCFNTRQEWQADRFAAELLIDPLAYAEAEKLYGEHPGAIAHELGVARQTVLIWRRIYERKPACLNSLKTSP, encoded by the coding sequence ATGATTACGGATCAGGAGCCTAAACTCCTCCAGTTAGCCGAAGACCTAGGAATCCAAGTACTCACGGACACTCAAGGGGTGCTGCACCCCCTAGATCTCGGCGGCTGGTTCCCACAAGCCCGTACCATACTCTTAGCCAAAGACCTAGGTAGGGGCGACTATTTACATACACTCGCACACGAACTAGGCCACGCCTACCACGGGCATGAGGGGTGCTTTAACACCCGGCAGGAATGGCAAGCAGACCGTTTTGCTGCGGAGCTGCTCATAGATCCGCTAGCATATGCAGAAGCTGAGAAACTATACGGAGAGCACCCAGGAGCGATAGCCCACGAACTCGGGGTAGCCCGCCAAACGGTACTCATCTGGAGACGAATATACGAAAGGAAACCAGCGTGCTTAAACTCTTTAAAAACCTCGCCATAG
- the smpB gene encoding SsrA-binding protein SmpB, which yields MAKKKKKNPSPIIATNRKAKHDYHILETYECGVVLVGTEVKSLREGKCSLVDAFATIDDGEVWLRNLHIPEYSMGHWTNHSPRRVRKLLLHRREIDSLMGKVRDGNKTLVPLSLYFKDGRLKCELGLAQGKQSYDKRQDIKRRTEEREIIRDLGRRIKGING from the coding sequence ATGGCGAAAAAGAAAAAGAAAAACCCCTCACCAATCATCGCAACCAACCGGAAAGCAAAACACGATTACCACATCCTAGAAACCTACGAATGTGGCGTTGTATTAGTAGGCACCGAAGTCAAATCCCTGCGGGAAGGCAAATGCTCGCTTGTCGACGCCTTCGCCACCATCGACGACGGCGAAGTATGGCTACGCAACCTCCACATTCCCGAATACTCCATGGGACACTGGACCAACCACAGCCCCCGACGAGTACGCAAACTCCTGCTGCATCGACGCGAAATCGACTCACTCATGGGCAAAGTCCGCGACGGCAATAAAACCCTCGTACCACTAAGCCTCTACTTCAAAGACGGACGGCTCAAATGCGAACTGGGGCTGGCCCAAGGTAAACAATCCTACGATAAACGCCAAGACATCAAACGCCGCACCGAAGAACGCGAAATCATCCGCGACCTCGGACGACGCATCAAAGGCATCAACGGTTAA
- a CDS encoding helix-turn-helix domain-containing protein produces the protein MTTEMPPWLTVTAAADYMGCSKETVRRLINERKLVATYFTPRTLRVSRESIDNLAAKNTA, from the coding sequence ATGACAACCGAAATGCCCCCATGGCTGACGGTAACCGCAGCCGCTGACTACATGGGCTGCTCCAAAGAAACCGTCCGACGCCTCATCAACGAAAGAAAACTCGTGGCCACCTACTTCACGCCACGCACACTCCGAGTAAGCCGCGAATCCATAGACAATCTCGCCGCAAAAAACACCGCATAG